One window of Silurus meridionalis isolate SWU-2019-XX chromosome 9, ASM1480568v1, whole genome shotgun sequence genomic DNA carries:
- the crtc1b gene encoding CREB-regulated transcription coactivator 1b isoform X5, translating to MATSNNPRKFSEKIALHNQKQAEETAAFEEVMKDLSITRAARLQLQKTQYLQLGQNRAQCYGGSLPNVNQIGNSNTDLPFQTTVLDTSRTTRHHGLVDRVYRDRNRITSPHRRPLSVDKHGRQISFAYCLAGAENSMETYIDSCPYGSVYLSPPPDTSWRRTNSDSALHQSAMNPAQQDTFVGGSQELQPKRVVLLTPPDTDEPETEMEKDDQKASLHPKSHDVPGINIFPSPDQEVNATLMPATHSAGGSLPDLTNIQFPPPLPTPLDPDDPVTFPSPNTSNSTGNLSTNLTHLGISAASHVAASSPVPTALTLNIDAQQQQSCPQQLSPTLSPTLSPQMPISQTIAMDSMSLEQQLSQYSLLSLLNDLQKQQQTLPQNIRLIQLPPITVSSSQPQTSLSSQSPTATSAPVSSYRNQTGSPANQSPTSPVSNQGFSPGGSPQHIPVVGSIFGDSFYEHQMASRQTNALSHQLEQFNMNMIENPSSSNSLYNACTTLNYTQAAMMGLSGSHGNLQDSQQLGYSNHGNIPNIILTGTLRSQLSTHCLVVLIPAVASEYKTASILTQVY from the exons ATGGCGACCTCAAACAATCCGCGGAAATTCAGCGAGAAGATCGCGCTGCACAACCAAAAGCAGGCGGAGGAGACGGCGGCGTTCGAGGAAGTCATGAAAGACCTGAGCATTACTCGAGCTGCGCGG CTGCAGTTACAGAAGACCCAGTATTTGCAACTGGGCCAGAATCGTGCTCAGTGCTATGGAGGTTCACTGCCCAATGTCAATCAGATTGGAAATAGCAACACTGACCTGCCTTTTCAG ACTACAGTTCTGGATACTAGTCGAACGACTCGGCACCACGGCCTGGTGGACCGCGTGTATCGAGACCGAAATCGGATCACGTCCCCTCACCGCAGGCCTCTGTCAGTGGATAAACACGGGCGCCAGATATCCTTCGCTTATTGTCTCGCTGGTGCGGAGAATTCCATGG AGACTTACATCGACAGCTGTCCTTATGGCTCAGTGTATCTGTCACCTCCCCCGGACACCAGCTGGAGGAG GACCAATTCTGACTCCGCGCTACATCAGAGCGCCATGAATCCGGCGCAGCAAGACACTTTCGTCGGAGGATCCCAAGAACTGCAGCCTAAACGAG TCGTCTTGCTCACACCCCCAGATACAGATGAACCTgaaacagaaatggaaaaagatGACCAGAAGGCATCACTACATCCCAAATCACATGATGTTCCAGGGATTAA catattcCCATCCCCTGATCAAGAAGTGAACGCCACGTTGATGCCGGCCACACACAGCGCAGGCGGCTCTTTGCCCGACCTCACCAACATCCAGTTCCCTCCTCCCCTTCCCACTCCTCTGGACCCGGACGACCCCGTGACCTTCCCATCCCCCAACACATCCAACAGTACAGGCAATCTGAGCACCAACCTCACCCACCTGGGCATCAGCGCTGCCAGCCATGTGGCTGCCTCCAGCCCTGTCCCCACTGCGCTCACGCTCAACATTGATGCCCAGCAGCAGCAATCGTGCCCACAACAACTCTCACCGACTCTCTCTCCCACCCTCTCACCTCAGATGCCCATTTCTCAG ACAATTGCGATGGACAGCATGTCTCTGGAGCAGCAGCTGTCACAGTACTCACTGCTCAGCCTGCTGAACGATctgcagaagcagcagcagaCACTGCCACAGAACATCCGCCTTATTCAGCTGCCGCCAATCACCGTCAGCTCCAGCCAGCCCCAGACCTCCTTGTCCAGCCAATCACCAACAGCCACAAGCGCACCAGTCAGCTCG TATCGCAATCAGACTGGCTCTCCGGCCAACCAGTCTCCAACCTCACCAGTCTCCAACCAGGGCTTCTCGCCTGGAGGCTCGCCTCAA CACATTCCAGTGGTGGGGAGTATTTTTGGCGATTCGTTCTACGAGCACCAGATGGCGTCCCGACAGACCAACGCTCTTTCCCACCAG CTCGAGCAGTTCAACATGAACATGATCGAGAACCCGAGCAGTTCAAACAGCCTGTACAATGCATGCACTACGCTCAACTACACGCAGGCAGCCATGATGGGCTTATCTGGGAGCCACGGCAACTTGCAGGACTCCCAGCAACTAGGCTACAGTAACCATGGCAACATTCCCAACATCATCCTAACAG
- the klhl26 gene encoding kelch-like protein 26, translating into MAELDGGELCATRSHSSMANNKNSTIRCTFSAPSHSSSLLRGLSALRDNGQLLDVELAVNDECFQVHKAVLASCSDYFRAMFTGGMKESNQATIELKGLSARGLKHIIDFAYSSEVTLDLDCIQDVLGAAVFLQMVPVVELCEEFLKSAMSVETCLNIGQMAAAFSLSSLKESVDAFTFRHFLQIAEEDDFLHIPMERLVFFLQSNKLKGCTEIDLFHAAIRWLRHDSSRRPAANEVLRHVRFPLMRSSELVDRVQTVDIMVEDVLCRQYLLEAFNYQILPFRQHEMQSPRTVIRSDVVSLIAFGGTPYTDNDRTVSAKVYCLADGTSRQFKELTDMEAGCSHTCVSVLDNFVYVVGGQHLQYRSGEGAVDASFRYDPHLNQWLRIRPMQESRIQFQLNVLQGQLYATGGRNRSGSLSSVERYCPKKNEWTYAESLKRRIWGHAGATCGDKLYVSGGYGVSVEDKKSLHCYDPETDQWDFKSPMNEPRVLHAMISVNERVYALGGRMDHVDRCFDVLAVEYYVPETDQWTMVSPMRAGQSEAGCCLLDRKIYIVGGYNWHLNNVTSIVQVYNTERDEWERDLHFPESFAGIACTPIILPQTPTQR; encoded by the exons ATGGCGGAGTTGGACGGTGGGGAACTCTGTGCGACTCGTTCACACAGCAG CATGGCTAACAATAAGAACAGCACCATTCGCTGCACTTTCTCAGCCCCTAGTCACAGTAGCTCGCTCCTGAGGGGTCTTTCTGCTCTGCGAGACAACGGACAGTTACTGGACGTCGAACTTGCCGTCAACGACGAATGCTTCCAGGTGCACAAGGCTGTGCTGGCATCCTGCAGTGACTACTTCAG agcCATGTTCACTGGTGGGATGAAAGAGTCGAACCAGGCCACGATTGAGCTTAAGGGCTTGTCCGCACGTGGCCTAAAGCACATCATCGATTTCGCTTATAGCTCTGAGGTCACGCTCGACCTCGACTGCATCCAGGATGTGCTTGGGGCAGCCGTTTTCCTTCAGATGGTGCCTGTTGTGGAGCTCTGCGAAGAGTTCCTGAAATCAGCCATGAGCGTGGAGACTTGTTTGAACATCGGTCAGATGGCTGCTGCCTTCAGCTTGTCCTCGCTGAAAGAATCGGTAGACGCCTTCACCTTCCGCCACTTCCTGCAGATTGCTGAGGAGGACGATTTCCTGCATATCCCAATGGAGCGGCTGGTGTTTTTCCTCCAGAGCAACAAGCTAAAGGGGTGTACCGAGATCGATTTGTTTCACGCAGCTATCCGTTGGCTTCGGCACGATTCCTCTCGGCGTCCTGCAGCAAACGAGGTGCTGAGACACGTCCGCTTCCCGCTGATGCGCTCCTCCGAGCTGGTGGACCGCGTGCAGACCGTGGACATCATGGTGGAGGATGTGTTGTGCAGGCAGTACCTTCTTGAGGCGTTTAATTATCAGATACTGCCTTTCCGCCAGCACGAGATGCAGTCCCCTCGTACCGTCATTCGATCGGACGTCGTCTCGCTGATTGCTTTCGGTGGCACGCCATACACGGACAATGACCGCACAGTGAGCGCAAAGGTGTACTGCCTGGCTGATGGCACATCCAGGCAGTTCAAGGAGCTGACCGACATGGAGGCAGGCTGCAGCCACACCTGTGTTTCTGTCCTAGATAATTTTGTTTACGTGGTCGGAGGCCAGCACCTGCAGTACCGCAGCGGTGAAGGTGCCGTGGACGCCAGTTTCCGATACGATCCCCATCTCAACCAGTGGTTGCGCATCCGGCCGATGCAAGAGAGCCGCATTCAATTTCAGCTCAACGTGCTGCAGGGACAGCTGTATGCCACTGGGGGGCGCAACAGATCCGGTAGCCTTTCATCCGTAGAGCGTTACTGTCCCAAAAAAAACGAATGGACGTACGCGGAGTCTCTAAAGAGAAGGATATGGGGTCACGCAGGAGCAACATGCGGAGATAAGCTTTACGTCTCGGGAGGATATGGCGTTTCCGTGGAGGATAAGAAGTCTCTTCATTGCTATGATCCAGAAACAGACCAGTGGGATTTTAAATCCCCAATGAACGAGCCACGAGTGCTGCATGCCATGATCAGCGTGAACGAGCGCGTCTATGCTCTTGGAGGAAGAATGGACCACGTGGACCGTTGCTTCGACGTCCTAGCTGTAGAATATTACGTCCCGGAGACGGATCAGTGGACGATGGTTAGTCCAATGCGCGCAGGCCAGTCTGAGGCAGGATGTTGCTTATTGGACAGAAAGATTTACATTGTCGGAGGATACAACTGGCATCTAAATAACGTTACAAGCATCGTCCAAGTCTACAACACAGAAAGGGACGAGTGGGAGAGGGATCTGCACTTTCCGGAATCCTTCGCTGGGATTGCTTGTACACCTATAATTCTGCCACAAACCCCCACACAGAGGTGA
- the ddx49 gene encoding probable ATP-dependent RNA helicase DDX49, with protein sequence MATFESLGLSEWLVVQCRQMGIARPTPVQEHCMPAILEGRDCLGCAKTGSGKTAAFVLPVLQKLSEDPYGIFCLVLTPTRELAYQIAEQFRALGKPLGLRDCIIVGGMDMVTQGLELSKKPHVVVATPGRLADHIRSSDTFDMKRLRFLILDEADRLLEQGCTDFTKDLEVILSAVPAKRQTLLFSATLTDTLQELKSVAMNKPFYWEHKSEVRTVEELDQRYILTPEKVKDAYLVSLIQKFQDEHDDWSIMIFTNTCKHCQILTMMLREFKFPAISLHSMMKQKQRFANLAKFKSNIYKILIATDVAARGLDIPTVQVVINHNTPGLPKIYIHRVGRTARAGRNGVSITLVTQYDIHLVNAIEEQIQTKLKEYPIQEKEVLKILTQVNVTRRQCEIKLEATDFDEKKEINKRKQMILEGKDPDLEEKRKQELAKIKREKKKFKGRIQETIQKKKDAVLKSRAKCKTAPRQSVPGPS encoded by the exons aTGGCAACTTTTGAGTCTCTTGGTCTGTCCGAGTGGTTGGTTGTCCAGTGTAGGCAGATGGGCATCGCCCGGCCGACCCCAGTGCAGGAACACTGCATGCCAGCTATCCTGGAAG GTCGAGACTGTTTGGGTTGTGCGAAAACTGGAAGCGGAAAAACTGCAGCATTTGTTCTTCCCGTGCTGCAGAAATTGTCTGAGGATCCCTACGGCATCTTCTGTCTGGTCCTTACGCCCACACG GGAACTGGCCTATCAGATAGCAGAACAGTTTAGAGCTTTAGGAAAGCCTCTGGGACTGAGAGACTGTATCATTGTTGGAGGAATGG ACATGGTGACTCAGGGGTTGGAGCTTTCCAAAAAGCCCCATGTCGTCGTCGCAACGCCCGGGAGATTAGCAGATCACATTCGAAGTTCGGACACGTTTGATATGAAAAGACTCCGATTCTTA ATCCTGGATGAGGCTGATCGTTTGCTCGAGCAGGGCTGCACAGACTTCACTAAGGACCTGGAGGTGATTCTGAGCGCTGTGCCGGCGAAAAGGCAAACGTTGCTTTTCAGCGCGACCCTGACTGACACGCTACAAGAACTCAAGAGCGTTGCTATGAACAAGCCTTTCTACTGGGAGCACAAATCCGA GGTGCGAACAGTGGAAGAGCTGGACCAGAGATACATCCTTACGCCTGAGAAAGTCAAAGATGCGTACCTGGTGAGCCTCATCCAAAAATTCCAAGACGAACACGATGACTGGTCGATCATGATTTTCACCAACACGTGCAA ACATTGCCAAATACTCACAATGATGCTTCGCGAGTTCAAATTTCCTGCCATCTCCTTGCATTCCATGATGAAACAG AAACAGCGGTTTGCGAACCTTGCCAAGTTCAAGTCCAATATTTACAAGATCCTTATAGCCACGGATGTAGCTGCGAG GGGTTTGGATATACCTACAGTGCAGGTAGTCATCAATCATAATACCCCTGGATTGCCTAAAATCTACATCCACAGAGTCGGCAGAACCGCACGTGCAG GGAGAAACGGTGTTTCCATTACACTGGTCACACAGTACGACATCCATCTGGTCAACGCTATAGAGGAGCAGATCC AGACCAAGCTGAAGGAGTATCCAATTCAAGAGAAAGAGGTGCTAAAGATTCTTACCCAAGTCAACGTGACGAGACGACAGTGTGAAATT AAGCTGGAGGCAACTGATTTTGAtgagaaaaaggaaataaataaaaggaagcaAATGATCCTTGAAGGGAAG GACCCGGATTTGGAAGAAAAGCGAAAGCAAGAGCTTGCCaagataaaaagagaaaaaaagaaattcaaggGAAGAATTCAGGAGACCATCCAGAAGAAGAAAGATGCCGTCCTGAAATCAAGAGCAAAGTGTAAAACTGCTCCCAGGCAGTCTGTTCCCGGACCCTCATAA
- the lsm4 gene encoding U6 snRNA-associated Sm-like protein LSm4: MLPLSLLKTAQNHPMLVELKNGETYNGHLVSCDNWMNINLREVICTSRDGDKFWRMPECYIRGSTIKYLRIPDEIIDMVKEEVVSKGRGRGGMQQNKQQGKGRGGGAGRGVFGGRGRGMQGAGRGQPQDKKPGKPQGIKNQH; the protein is encoded by the exons ATG CTTCCACTGTCTTTACTGAAAACAGCACAAAACCACCCGATG CTGGTGGAGCTGAAGAACGGGGAGACGTACAACGGGCATCTGGTCAGCTGTGACAACTGGATGAACATCAATTTGAGAGAAGTCATCTGTACCTCCCGG GACGGCGATAAGTTCTGGAGGATGCCCGAATGCTACATCCGGGGCAGCACGATCAAATACCTGAGGATCCCCGACGAAATCATCGACATGGTGAAAGAGGAGGTCGTGTCGAAGGGGCGTGGCCGGGGTGGCATGCAGCAGAATAAACAGCAGGGAAagggcagaggaggcggagccgGCCGAG GTGTGTTTGGTGGCCGGGGAAGAGGCATGCAAGGAGCTGGACGTGGACAGCCACAAGACAAAAAGCCTGGAAAACCACAGGGCATCAAAAACCAgcactaa